Within the Agromyces atrinae genome, the region CGACCTTCCCGGCTACCGTCCGATCACCAAGGCCCACGGCAAGCAGGTCGTCGCGGCCGCGCAGCTCTTCGTCGAGGCGAAGAAGCCCGTGCTGTACGTCGGCGGCGGAGTCATCCGTGCCGGCGCCTCGGCCGAACTCCTCGCGTTCGCCGAGGCGACGGGTGCTCCCGTCGTCACGACGCTCATGGCACGCGGTGCCTTCCCCGACTCGCACGAGCAGCAGCTCGGCATGCCCGGAATGCACGGAACCGTGCCCGCCGTGCTCGCCCTGCAGGAGGCCGACCTCCTCGTCTCGCTCGGCGCCCGGTTCGACGATCGCGTGACCGGCAAGGCCGCGCTCTTCGCGCCGAACGCCAAGGTCGTGCACGTCGACGTCGACCCCGCCGAGATCTCGAAGATCCGCACGGCCGACGTGCCCATCGTGGGCGACGCGAAGGATGTGCTCGTCGACCTCACGGCGGCGTACCTCGAGGCGAAGCGCGAGACGACCCCCGACATCACCGACTGGTGGACCTACCTGAACGGTCTGCGCGCCGAGTTCCCGCTCGGGTTCGCGCCGACGACCGACGGGCTGCTCGCCCCCCAGCACGTGATCAGCCGCATCGGCGAGCTCACGGGCCCCGAGGGCGTCTACGCCTCGGGCGTCGGTCAGCACCAGATGTGGGCGGCGCAGTTCATCAAGTACGAGCGTCCGAACGCGTGGCTGAACTCCGGCGGCGCCGGAACGATGGGCTACTCGGTTCCCGCGGCGATGGGCGCGAAGGTCGCCCAGCCCGACCGCGTCGTGTGGGCGATCGACGGCGACGGATGCTTCCAGATGACCAATCAGGAGCTCGCGACCTGCACGATCAACAAGATCCCGATCAAGGTCGCGGTCATCAACAACTCGTCGCTCGGCATGGTGCGCCAGTGGCAGACCCTCTTCTACGACGGCCGCTACTCGAACACCGACCTCAACACGGGTCACGACTCGATCCGCGTGCCCGACTTCGTGAAGCTCGCCGAGGCCTACGGGGCTCTCGGCATCCGCGTCACGAAGGAGGAGGAGGTCGACGCCGCCATCAAGCTCGCGCTCGAGACGAACGATCGCCCCGTCGTGATCGACTTCGTCGTGAGCGCCGACGCGATGGTCTGGCCGATGGTGCCGCAGGGCGTCTCGAACAGCTTCGTGCAGTACGCCCGTGACCACAGCCCCGCATTCGACGAGGAGGACTAGACCATGACCAGCCACGTTCTGAGTCTTCTCGTCGAAGACAAGCCGGGTCTCCTGACCCGTGTCGCGGGTCTCTTCGCCCGTCGCGGCTTCAACATCGAGAGCCTGGCCGTCGGCCACTCCGAGATCCCCGGCCTCTCGCGCATCACCGTCGTCGTCGACGTCGACGAGCTGCCTCTCGAGCAGGTGACGAAGCAGCTCAACAAGCTCGTCAACGTCATCAAGATCGTCGAGCTCGACCCCGCGCAGTCGGTGCAGCGCGAGCACCTGCTCATCAAGGTGAAGGTCGACAACACGACCCGCTCCCAGGTACTCGAGGCGGTGAACCTCTTCCGTGCCCGTGTCGTCGACGTGTCGACCGACGCCCTCGTGATCGAGGTCACCGGCGACTCCGGCAAGACGACGGCACTCCTCAAGGTGCTCGAGCCCTACGGCATCAAGGAGATCGCCCAGTCGGGCCTCCTCGCGATCGGTCGCGGCGGCAAGTCGATCACCGAGCGCGTTTTCAAGAACTGACCTACGATTCACCGCGGGTGGAGCGACGCTCCGTCGCCTGCACAACCAAGGAGAGAAAGACAGCAATGGCTGAGATCTACTACGACAAGGACGCCGACCTCTCGCTCATCCAGGGCAAGAAGGTCGCCGTCATCGGCTACGGCTCGCAGGGCCACGCCCACGCGCAGAATCTGCGCGACTCGGGTGTCGAGGTGCGTGTCGGCCTGAAGGACGGCTCCAAGTCGATCCAGAAGGCTTCGGAGGCCGGCTTCACGGTGTCGAACGTCGCGGACGCCGCAGCGTGGGCCGACGTCATCGTCATCCTCGCTCCCGACCAGCACCAGCGCCACATCTTCGCCGAGTCGATCAAGGACCAGCTCGCCGAGGGCAAGACGCTCGTCTTCGGCCACGGCTTCAACATCCGCTTCGGCTACATCGAGGCTCCCGAGGGCGTCGACGTCATCCTCGTCGCTCCCAAGGCCCCGGGCCACACCGTCCGTCGCGAGTTCGTCGCCGGTCGCGGAATCCCCGACATCATCGCCGTCGAGCAGGACGCGTCGGGAACCGCATGGGACCTCGCCAAGTCGTACGCGAAGGCCATCGGCGGCACGCGTGCCGGCGTCATCAAGACGACCTTCACCGAAGAGACCGAGACCGACCTGTTCGGCGAGCAAGCCGTGCTCTGCGGCGGTGTCTCACAGCTCGTCCAGTACGGCTTCGAGACCCTGACCGAGGCCGGTTACCAGCCGCAGATCGCGTACTTCGAGGTCCTCCACGAGCTCAAGCTCATCGTCGACCTCATGTGGGAGGGCGGCATCGCCAAGCAGCGCTGGTCGGTCTCCGACACCGCTGAGTACGGCGACTACGTCTCGGGCCCGCGCGTCATCGACCCGCACGTCAAGGAGAACATGCAGGCCGTGCTCGCCGACATCCAGTCGGGTGCCTTCGCCGAGCGCTTCATCTCCGACCAGGACAACGGCGCCCCCGAGTTCCTCGAGCTCCGCGCCAAGGGTGAGAACCACCCCATCGAGAAGACGGGCAAGGAACTCCGCGCCCTCTTCGCGTGGAAGCAGGAAGACGACGACTACACCGACGGTTCCGTCGCGCGCTAGTCATCAGCACGTCGAAGCGGGTCGGGGTTCTCCCCGGCCCGTTTCGTCGTCCCGGCGTCGGTAGGGTGAGAGCATGACGCGCGATCGCGATGACGATGCCCTGAGCTGGGAGGGCGACGACGACCCGACGCTCGCTCCCGGGTGGAAGACCGTCGGCACGTCCGTTCCGGCGCCGCCGACGGCTGCCGAGGCGGCCGGTACGGGTACCGAGACGGATGACGCGCGCGAGCCGCACTCCGACGAGGCCGTCGACGCCTCGCAGCCGAGCTCGGCGACGCTCATCCTCTTCGGCGTCTTCGGCGGCGTGTACCTGCTGTACACGATCGGCTGGATCTTCTCGGCTCTCCGGGTGCCGAACCCGGGCGTCGACGCCGTCGCGCAGTTCATGTTCACGCTCGGCCTCTGGTTCGCGGTGCTCGCGCCGGCCGCGTGGTTCGCGACGACGCTCCTCGCGACCGAGTCGGGTGCGCGCCGTCGCATCGTGTGGCTCGTCATCGGGGCCGTCGTGCTCGTGCCCGTGCCCTTCGTCGCCGGGATCACCTCGTGACCGGCGAGGTCGCGACGCCGGGCGCCGAGCCCCGCTCGCGCGGCGTGCGTTTCGGGTTCGACGTGGCCCTCGCCGTCTTCTTTGGTCTCTTCTACGCCTACGACGCGTGGGAGGCGGTCGGTAACCTCGTCGGTCTGACGCAGTACGCCGCGGCCCTCGATTCGACGCTCTCGTCGACGGGCTGGGTCGTGCTGATCGCGGCGATCCTCCTTCCGATCGGCTTGTTCGCGCTCGCCTTCGTCATCGGACGACGTCGGCCGCTCGCCGTGCGCATCGCGCTCTACGTGACGGGCCTCGCCGTCTCGGCGGTGCTGTACCTCGACGTCGTCATGCTCTTCGGACCGGGCGCGCTCATCGCCTGATGTCACACGTCGGGGGAGCGTCTCCGACTCCAGTAGAGTGTCTGCGGTATCGGTGTACACGACGGCGTGCACGCCCTCTGTCCGCGTGCCTCGTCGCACGTCGAAGTTGAAGAAGGACCCGTTCGTGACTAAGCCGGTCGTGCTGATCGCCGAAGAACTCTCTCCCGCCACCGTCGATGCGCTCGGCCCCGACTTCGAGATCCGCTCGGTCGACGGCACCGATCGCCCCGCGCTCCTCGCCGCTCTCGCCGACGCCAACGCGATCCTCGTGCGCTCGGCGACGAAGGTCGACGCCGAGGCGATCGCCGCGGCCCCGAAGCTCCAGGTCGTCGCGCGTGCGGGCGTCGGGCTCGACAACGTCGACATCAAAGCGGCGACGACCGCCGGTGTCATGGTCGTGAACGCACCGACGTCGAACATCATCTCGGCCGCCGAGCTCACGGTCGGTCACATCCTGAGCCTCGCGCGTCACATCCCCGCCGCTCACGCGGCCCTCGCTCAGGGTCAGTGGAAGCGCTCCGCCTACACGGGCACCGAGCTCTACGAGAAGACGATCGGCATCATCGGCCTCGGCCGCATCGGCGCGCTCATCGCCGCCCGACTGCAGGCCTTCGGCACCGAGGTCATCGCGTACGACCCCTACATCACCGCGGCGCGCGCCCAGCAGCTCGGCGTGCAGACGGTCTCGCTCGACGAACTGCTCGAGCGCAGCGACTTCATCACGATCCACATGCCGAAGACGCCCGAGACGACGGGCATGATCGGCCGCGAGCAGTTCGACCTGATGAAGCCGAGTGCGTACATCGTCAACGTCGCACGTGGCGGTCTCATCGACGAAGAGGCGCTGCACGACGCCCTCGTCTCGGGCCGTATCGCGGGCGCCGGTCTCGACGTCTTCGTGAGCGAGCCCCCGAAGGAGTCGCCGCTCCTCGGCCTCCCCAACATCATCGTCACGCCGCACCTCGGTGCGTCGACCGACGAGGCGCAGGAGAAGGCCGGTGTCTCCGTCGCGAAGTCGGTGCGCCTCGCCCTCGCCGGTGAGCTCGTTCCCGACGCGGTGAATGTCGCGGGCGGCGTCATCGACCCGTACGTCCGTCCCGGCATCCCCCTCGTCGAGAAGCTCGGTCAGCTGTTCGCCGGCCTCGCGCACGGCCCGCTCACGAGCCTCGACGTCGAGGTGCGCGGCGAGCTCGTCGACTACGATGTGAGCGTGCTGAAGCTCGCCGCACTCAAGGGCGTCTTCTCGAACGTCGTGAGCGAGACCGTGTCGTACGTCAACGCGCCGCTCCTCGCCGAGCAGCGCGGTGTCGCCGTGCGTCTCATCACCGACTCCGACTCGCCCGAGTACCGCAACGTCATCACGCTCCGCGGTGCTCTCGCCGACGGCGAGCAGATCTCGGTGTCGGGCACGCTGACGGGCACCAAGCAGATCGAGAAGATCGTCGCGATCAACGGCTACGACGTCGAGGTGCCGTTCGCGAAGAGCCACATCATCATGCAGTACACCGACCGCCCGGGCATCGTCGCGGTCTACGGTCGCGAGTTCGGCGAGGCCGGCATCAACATCGCCGGCATGCAGATCGCGCGTCGTGAGGCCGGCGGCCCCGCTCTCAGCGTGCTCACCGTCGACTCGGTGGTCCCCGCCGAGGTGCTCGAGCGCGTGAGCGCCGCGATCGAGGCGCACACCCTCGTCGAGGTCGACATCACCGAGTAGTCGGTCACCGAGCAGTCAGCGGGCGGTCGCCGAGAGGCGGCCGCCCGCTGCGCTGTTCCCGGGGCGCAGGGATGACGCGTCAGGCGTTCCCGGTCGCCGCGATGCCGCGCGCGATGCGCACGAGGGAATCGACCTCGGCGGGGGAGAGGGTCACTCCGCCGTGTTCGCCCTGGACGTGCAGTGAGGTGTTGAAGTACATCCCGTCGCCGAGGAGGGCGATGGCGAGCACGGCCCCGGGGTCGGCGACCGAGCGGGCGATCGCCTCGCGCCAGCGATCACGGCACCGCTGCAGCGCCTCCTGGGCTGCGACGTCGCCGCCCTGGGCGAGTCGGGCCGTTGCGACGAACGCGCGATCGAGGGGGCTCTGCAGCGCGACCGAGGTGCGGATGTAGTACTCGACCGCGTCGTCGCCCGCGGCTTCGATCGCCGCGACGTCGTCGTCGACGAGCTGGTCGAGCCGTTCGATCGCACCGTGCACGAGGGCGTCCTTCGAGGCGAAGTGGTAGAGCAGTCCGCCCTTCGAGACATCGGCGAGGCGCGCGACGGCGTCGAGTGTCGCGGTGCGTTCGCCCTCGTCGATGAGGATGCTCTCGTAGGCATCGAGGATCGCCTCACGGGCGCGGGGTGGCCGGGCCATGGTGCCTCCGATTGTCGGGATTCTGTTACTATACCGGCTGGACGGTTTTAAGTGTACCGGCTAGACGGTATTGAAAGGCGAAGTGAGATGAGCACGATGACGACAGAGGCACCGACGACGGGTCGTGCGCCCGCGCGCGCCTGGGCGGCGCTCGCGGTGCTCATGCTGCCGGTGCTGCTCGTGTCCGTCGACAACACGGTGCTGAGCTTCGCGATCCCTGAGATCTCTCGCGCGCTGTCGCCGACGGCCGCCCAGCAGCTCTGGATCATCGACGCCTACCCGCTCGTCCTCGCGGGCCTCCTCGTCTCGATGGGCAGCCTCGGCGACCGCATCGGCCGCCGTCGCATGCTCCTCATCGGCTCGGCCGGTTTCGCGCTCGTCTCGGTCGCCGCCGCCTTCGCGCCCACGGCCGAACTCCTCATCGCCGCACGAGCGGGTCTCGGCTTCTTCGGTGCGATGCTCATGCCGTCGACCCTCTCCCTCCTCCGCTCGATCTTCATGGATCGCGAGCAGCGTCGCCTCGCCATCGCGATCTGGGCCTCGGGGTTCGCCGCGGGCTCGGCGCTCGGCCCGATCGTCGGCGGCATCCTGCTCCTGCACTTCCCGTGGGGCTCCGTATTCCTCCTCGCCGTGCCCGTGCTCATCCCGATCTTCATCCTCGTGCCGCTCCTCGTGCGGGAGAGCCGCGACCCCGCGCCGGGACCGGTCGACCCCGTGAGCATCCTCCTGTCGCTCGCGGCGATGGCGCCCGTCGTCTTCGCGATCAAGGAGTTCGCGACGGAGGGCCTCACGCCGCTCGCGATCGGCACGTTCGTCATCGGTGTCGTCTCCGGCTGGCTCTTCGTGCGCCGGCAGCTTCGGCGGCCCGTGCCGATGCTCGATGTCCGTCTCTTCACGAAGGGCTCGTTCGGCGGCGCCGTCGCGGTCAACCTCTTCAGCGTCATCGCGCTCGTCGGCTTCCTCTACTTCGTCTCGCAGCACCTGCAGCTCATCGTCGGGCTCGACCCCGTCGAGGCGGGCCTCGCCCTCGTGCCGGGCCTCGTCGTCATGATCATCGCCGGGCTCGGTGTCGTTCCGATCGCGCGCCGCGTGCGCCCGCGCATCCTCGTGCCGACGGCGCTGTCGATCTCGGCCGCGGGCTACGTCGTGCTGGGCCTCGGCTCGAGCGACGGCGGCCTCGTCGCGCCGATCATCGCCTTCGTGCTCCTCGGCCTCGGAATCGGCGCGGCCGAGACCGTGTCGAACGAGCTCATCCTCTCGAGCGCGCCCGCGAACAAGGCTGGTGCGGCGTCAGCGGTCTCCGAGACGGCCTACGAACTCGGCGCCGTGCTCGGCACGGCGATCCTCGGCAGCATCATCACCGCGCACTACCGCGCGAACATCGTGCTCTCCGACGCGCTCACGGCGACCCAGGCGCACGACGCGCGCGAAACGCTCGCGGGTGCCGTCAACGTCGCCGAGACGCTCCCGCCGACGGATGCCGCCGCTCTGCTCGCCTCGGCGTCGCACGCGTTCGACGGGGGTGTCGTCGTGACGTCGATGATCGCCGTCGGACTCATGCTCGCGGCAGCCCTCGTGGCGGCGATCACGCTCCGTAACCCGACCGCGCCGGTCGAGCACGACTGAGGGCGATCCGACGCGACGGGAAATGGATCAGAGCGGGTCGGGTCCGCGCGTCTCGTTGCGCGTGACGCGGTCGCCGGTCGCGGGGTCGACGTGGGTCGCCGACACCGTCGACGAGGTACGGCGACGCGCGAGGAGCACAATGCCGAGCAGGAAGACGAGGAAGCCGGCACCCATCAGGATGTAGCCGACCATGTCGAGATCGATCCACTCGAGCTGGACCTCGACGGCCCACACGAGGATGGCGCCGACGACGAACAAGAAGATTCCGAGTCCGATGCTCATGGGGTAGCCCTTTCTGTCGGAATGCCTCAGCGTAGGGCCGTGGGTCTCCCGCCTGCAACGGGTCGACTCGCGCGACGGGATGCGGTAGTGCACGGCAGTACGCTGGAAGGCGAAACCTTCGAAGGAGAGCCATGCCCCGCACCGTCAGACTCGCCGTGATTCCCGGAGACGGAATCGGACCCGAGGTCGTCGCCGAAGCGCTCAAGGTGCTGCGCGCGGCCGTCGGTGACGAGACCCGGTTCGAGGAGACGCACTTCTCCCTCGGCGCCGGACGGTTCCTCGAGACGGGCGACGTGCTCACCGACGACGATCTCGCTGCTGTCGCGTCGCACGACGCCATCCTTCTGGGCGCGGTCGGCGGGGTTCCCGGCGATCCTCGCCTCGCGAACGCGAACATCGAACGCGGGCTCCTCTTGAAGCTCCGCTTCTCGCTCGACCACTACGTGAACCTCCGGCCGACCGTGCTCCACCCCGGCGTCGAGAGCCCGCTCGCCGCTCCCGGCGACGTCGACTTCGTCGTCGTCCGCGAGGGAACCGAGGGCCCGTACGTCGGCAACGGCGGTGCGATCCGCGTCGGCACGCCCGCCGAGGTCGCCAACGAGGTCTCGGTCAACACGGCCTTCGGCGTCGAGCGTGTCGTGCGCTACGCGTTCGCCGCGGCGTCCGGCCGTCGCAAGAAGCTCACCCTCGTGCACAAGACCAATGTGCTCGTCTTCGCCGGCGGTCTGTGGAAGCGCACGGTCGACGCCGTCGCCGTCGAGTTCCCTGATGTCGCCGTCGACTACCTCCACGTCGATGCGGCCACGATCTTCCTCGTCACGGATCCTGCTAGATTCGATGTCATCGTCACGGACAACCTCTTCGGCGACATCCTCACCGATCTGGCCGGCGCAATCAGCGGCGGCATCGGTCTCGCGGCATCGGGCAACATCAACCCCGACGGCCGGTTCCCGAGCATGTTCGAGCCTGTCCACGGATCAGCGCCCGACATCGCCGGGAAGGGCATCGCCGACCCGACTGCTGCGATCCTCTCGGTAGCACTTCTCCTCGACCACCTCGGCCTGGCGGATGACGCCGAACGAGTTCGTGGAGCAGCCTCCGACGACATCGCCGGACGGGACGGATCGACTCGGTCGACCTCCGAGATCGGCGACGCCATCGCCGCGCGGCTGGCCCCCGCGGCGCCGTAAGCGCACACTGGTATCAGCTTTCGAAGAAAAGAGCACCCATGACGATCGACCTCCCGCTCGCTCGACCCGATCTCACGTGGGCCGTGACGACGAACGACAACGCGAAGAGCGCTGAAGAACGCGACGCGATCCTCGCCGACCCCGGCTTCGGCAATCACTTCACCGATCACATGGTCGACGTCTGCTGGTCGGCACGGGGCGGATGGCACCGTCCGCGCGTCTCGCCCTACGGCCCCATCCCGCTCGACCCCGCCGCGGCCGTGCTCCACTACGCGCAAGAGGTCTTCGAGGGCATGAAGGCCTACCGTCACGGCGACGGCTCCATCTGGACGTTCCGTCCCTACGAGAACGCCGCGCGCATGCAGCGCTCGGCTCGCCGCATGGCGCTGCCCGAGCTTCCGAGCGACTACTTCATCGACTCGCTCAAGCAGCTCATCGCCGTCGACGGCGCGTGGGTGCCGAGCGCCGACGGCACGAGCCTCTACCTCCGGCCGTTCATGTTCGCGAAGGAGGCGTTCCTCGGCGTGCGCCCCGCCCAGAAGGTCGGGTACTACGTCATCGCGAGCCCCGCCGGCGCGTACTTCACCGGGGGAGTGCAGCCTGTCAACATCTGGCTCTCGACCGACTACGCCCGCGCGGGCAAGGGCGGCACGGGCGCGGCGAAGACCGGCGGCAACTACGCGTCGAGCCTCCTGCCGCAGGCCGAGGCCTACGAGAAGGGATGCCAGCAGGTGCTGTTCCTCGACGAGGGCGAGTACCTCGAAGAGCTCGGCGGCATGAACATCGTGCTCGTGCGTCGTGATGGAACGCTCGTCACGCCCGAGTCCGACACGATCCTCGAGGGCATCACGCGCGACTCGATCCTGCAGCTCGCGAGCGATCGCGGCCACACCGTCGAGCGTCGGCGCGTGACGATCACCGAGTGGCGCGACGGTGTCGCGTCGAGCGAGATCGTCGGCGCCTTCGCGTGCGGTACGGCGGCCGTCGTCGTGCCCATCGGCCGGTTGCTCGCCGAGGACTTCGAGATCGTGCACTCCGGACCGGCCGCCGACGAGCTCGCTCTGTCCCTGCGTGCCGAGCTCACGGGCATCCAGTACGGTCGCGTCGAAGACCGTCACGGCTGGATGCAGCGGCTCGACGCCTGAGCCCTCGTTAGGCTGTCGGTATGAAGATCGCGCGGTTCAGTCACGGCGAGTCGATCGCCTTCGGTGTCATCGATGAAGAGGAGCACGACCTCGTCGTGCTGAAGTCCGACCCGATGTTCGCCGGGTACGACCCGACGGGGGAGCGCGTGCCGCTCGCCGAGGCGAAGCTGCTCGCTCCCGTCATCCCGCGGTCGAAGGTCATCGGCGTCGGTCGCAACTATCGCGACCACGCCGCCGAGTTCGGCAACGAGGCACCGGCCGAGCCGCTGCTCTTCCTGAAGCCCAACACGTCGGTCGTCGGTCCGAACGATGCGATCGTCCTTCCTGCCCTGTCGTCACACGTCGACTTCGAGGGCGAGCTCGCCGTCATCATCGGCAGCATCGCGAAGAACGTGCGGGTCGAGGATGCCGCGAGCGTCGTCTTCGGCTACACGATCGCCAACGACGTGACGGCCCGCGACCTGCAGAAGTCCGACGCGCAGTGGACGCGCGCGAAGGGCTTCGACAGCTTCTGCCCGCTCGGGCCGGTGATCGAGACCGACCTCGACCTCGCGGGTGAGAGCGTCGAGACCCGTGTGAACGGTGAGCTCAAGCAGAGCGGGCCGCTCACCGACATGGTGCACTCCGTCGCCGAGATCATCGCGTACGCCTCGGCCGTCTTCACGCTGCTGCCCGGCGACGTCATCCTCACGGGTACGCCCGCGGGGGTCGGCCCGCTCGCGAGCGGCGACTCGGTCGCGATCACGATTCCGGGCATCGGCACGCTCACTAATCCGGTGCGCTCGGCCTGACCCGCAGGAGCGGTGGGAAACCTCCGGGCCGAATCTCTAGGATGAGAATCAATGTCTGATTCGGCTCACCCCACGACCCAGGCGACCGGGAGCGACGTTCGCGTCCGGTTCTGCCCTTCGCCCACCGGTACCCCGCACGTCGGTCTCGTGCGCACCGCTCTCTTCAACTGGGCGTATGCCCGGCACACGGGGGGCACGTTCGTCTTCCGTATCGAAGACACCGACGCGGCCCGCGACAGCGAAGAGAGCTACGCCCAGATCATCGACGCCCTCACCTGGCTCGGTCTCGACTGGGACGAGGGCATCGACGTCGGCGGCCCGAACGAGCCGTACCGGCAGTCGCAGCGCGGCGACATCTACCAGGACGTCGTCGACCGCCTCCTCGCCGCGGGCCACCTCTACGAGAGCTACTCGACCGCCGACGAGATCGACGCGCGGAACGAAGCCGCCGGCCGCCCGAAGCAGCTCGGCTACGACAACGGCGATCGCGACCTCACCGACGAGCAGCGCGCCGCCTTCCGTGCGGAGGGCCGTTCGCCGGCTCTCCGCCTGCGCGTACCCGACGTCGACCTCGGTTTCGACGACCTCGTGCGCGGCGAGATCACGTTCGCCGCGGGCTCGACGATCGACTTCGTCGTCGTGCGGCCGAACGGCGCCCCGCTCTACACGCTCGTGAACCCCGTCGACGACGCGCTCATGGGCATCACGCACGTGCTGCGCGGCGAAGACCTGCTGTCGTCGACGCCGCGTCAGATCGCGCTGTACCACGCTCTCATCGACATCGGCGTGACGACGTTCGTGCCGCGGTTCGGCCACCTGCCGTACGTCATGGGCGAGGGCAACAAGAAGCTCTCGAAGCGCGACCCCGAGGCGAACCTCTTCCACCACCGCGACCGGGGCTTCATCCCCGAGGGCCTCCTCAACTACCTCGCGCTCCTCGGCTGGGGCTTCTCGGCCGACCGTGACGTCTTCAGCCGCGACGAGCTCGTCGCCGCGTTCGACGTCGTGAACGTCAACCCCAACCCCGCGCGCTTCGACCTGAAGAAGGCCGAGGCGATCAACGGCGACCACCTGCGTCAGCTCGACGTCGTCGACTTCGCCGCCCGCACCGTGCCGTACCTCGCGGACGTCGTGGAGGTGCCGCTGAGCCCCGCGCACGAGGCGATCCTCGCCGAGGCGGCACCGCTCGTGCAGGAGCGCATCGGACTGCTCGGTGAGGCGCCCGGCATGCTCGGCTTCCTCTTCACCGACGCCGCCGGCCTCGAGTACGACGATGCGGCCGTCGCGGGCCTTCCCGCCGACACCGACGCCGTACTGTCCGCTGCGCGTGAGGCGCTCGAGCGCGTTCCCGCCGAGTCGTGGGCGCACACCGAGATCGAGGAGGCGCTCCGCGGAGCGCTCATCGACGGGCTCGGGCTCAAGCCGCGCGTCGCCTTCGGCCCGGTGCGCACGGCGATCTCCGGCCGCCGCGTCTCTCCGCCGCTCTTTGAGTCGATGCAGATCCTCGGCAAGATCGACTCCCTCGCGCGTCTCGACCGTCTGATCGGGCGTCGTGCGGAGTGAGTGACGTCGATGTCGCGGTGATCGGCGCGGGGCCCGCGGGCCTCTCCGCCGCTCTGAACCTCGTTCGTGCGCGGCGCCGCACGCTCCTGATCGACTCGAACCGGCCGCGCAACGCGGCGACGCTCGCCTCGCACGGGTTCCTCACCCGCGACGGAGTGCCTCCGCTCGAGCTCAGGAGGCTCGGCCGCGAGGAGTTCGAGCAGTACTCCGAGGCGACTTTCCACGCGGCATCCGTCGACGCGATCGTGCCCGACGGCGAGGCATTCGCCCTCACCGGTCGAGGCGTGCGCGGGGCTCCGGCGCTCGCGGTCCGCGCCCGCGTCGTGGTCGTCGCGAGCGGACTGAGCGAGACGCTCCCCGCGATCCCCGGCCTGCGTGCGTGGTACGGCACGCAGCTGCACAGTTGCGTCGAGTGCGACGGGTACGAGAAGGCGGATGCCGGGCTCGTCCTCATCGGAGAGACCGACGATCTCGCCGAGCGCGCGCTCACGGTCTCGCAGTGGAGCCGCGACCTCATCGTCTTCACGAACGGCGTCGGTACGGTGACGGATGACGAGGAGGCGATGCTCCTCGCCCTCGGCGTCACGGTCGAGCGTCGACCGATCGCCGAGATCGAGGGGGAGTCGGGCTCGATGACGGCGGTTCGCCTCGAGGACGGCACGGTCATCCCTCGAGCGGGTGGATTCGTGCGCCCGCTC harbors:
- a CDS encoding NAD(P)/FAD-dependent oxidoreductase — its product is MSDVDVAVIGAGPAGLSAALNLVRARRRTLLIDSNRPRNAATLASHGFLTRDGVPPLELRRLGREEFEQYSEATFHAASVDAIVPDGEAFALTGRGVRGAPALAVRARVVVVASGLSETLPAIPGLRAWYGTQLHSCVECDGYEKADAGLVLIGETDDLAERALTVSQWSRDLIVFTNGVGTVTDDEEAMLLALGVTVERRPIAEIEGESGSMTAVRLEDGTVIPRAGGFVRPLWRPSLTALDALDVQRDAEGLIVVDTGGRTSLGGLYAAGDATPPGPQQLIVAAGEGALVAAAVNVDLLRSDAGRG